The Gracilibacillus caseinilyticus genome segment CAATCAATTAAATATTCAGTTTGGTGAAGATGGCCGGGTGAACGGTGTCGAGATTTTCTCTGCTGATGAATCAACTCCTCCTGTCTGGCCGGAAGAAAGTGAGCTTCGTTTGTCCAATATTACAAAAAACACTGTCGATATGCATTGGACTACGCCGGAAGATAATGTAGCGGTCAGCCAGTACAAGATTTATAGCAATGATGCGTTACTGGCAGAAATCGATACAGAAGCGACACAAACTGTACATGGAGTAACTTCTTATCCATTAGAGCGTCCTAATGACGATTTAACAGATGTCACGTTACGGGTAGAGGCTGGTGACGCTTCAGATAACTGGTCAACAGATGGACCCTCCGCCAGCACGAAGCTTGTTCCGGAGTCCATCAATATTGATGGACCAGATAGAATAAGTGTACCTGCAGATGATGATGCGGAACAACCATATATGGCAGATGTAGTGGATCAGTATGGATTTCAACTTCCTGATGAAGAAGTGGTGTGGAAATTAGAGGGTAATGCACCAGATTGGCTCCATATCACGGATGAAGGGATTCTTACGACCGATCATTCGCCAGAGTCTCCACAGACAATTACGCTAAAGGCGATGGCGCAATCAAATCAAGAGGTATTCTTAGAGAAGGAAATTACCATTTATCGTCCTCAAGCATCCGAGATAACGATAATTGGTCAAAAAGGAATAGCAAAACCTGAACAGGGTACGGAGACATTTTCCTATCAAGCAAATGTAATGGATCAATTTGGGAGTATTATGCCAACTGCTTCAACCAATTGGGAAATAGTAAATGATTCCGTTAAAGGGGTAAATATCAATCAAGATGGAACGCTTACTATTTCAAGTTCTGCCTCAGAGCAAATGATTGCGCTAAAGGCAAGTTCAAAGAAAAATAATGAAGTTTTCGCGCAACAAAATATTTTGATTAATAAAAAAACGTACAAGTATTTACCGATTGAAGGTGGTTTTGCCGTGGAGAACGGTGAAGAATCCTACAATCGTCCGTTGTATGGCCAGCACAATTCTCCGAGAATAATAGCATTAGTTGGAGATAAACCGGACAGTCTGATCTTTCGTAACAGAGGGAATAGTGATCAAGAAAAGTTAGGTCATGTGTTTTTTGGTTTAAAAAATGGAAAATGGTTTGGAGACTTTGAAACAATTACTTCCAGATATGTTTCTGGTCATCAGGAATATGAGTTGCGAGATCCTTCCATCGAAGGGACGATCCTGTTAACCTATGTTCGCCCAGATGACTTTGAAGGATTACTAGTAAAAGTCACTTTGCCTGATGCCTACACAGATGAACTGGTTATTGCTTCGGGTGGTCGTGATTATGGAAGTTATGGTTCCCAGAATTACGACGCAATGAAATTCACCCCTTCCGATGCAGCTGGAACCGAAGTGAGAATTGAACAGAATTACTTTGCTATTGAGGGTGGCGGTCCCTCGCTTTATGGGACTTCCAATGTTCCACTTAAGCTTAAACGGGTTGATGCTGCCGGGTTTAGTGAAGGTCCGGAAGCGCTTCTTGCCGAGGAGGCAGGATCACAACCAATGGCAACAGGTACTACTGCTGGAAATTATGACAACGAAGTTTATTTTAATATAACAACTGGCGATGTAGCTTCGGATGAGATGAAGGATTATCTGTCTAAGCCAGCAAAAGTGTTTGAGAAGAGTGTCAACTACTATAAGGATTTGTCCGAGTCCGTTAAAATGGATACGCCTAATCCATATTTGAATGCTGCTCTTCCTGCAGCAAGCCTGGCACTGGATGCTTCCTGGAACAATCCTACCTTTCAGCATGGCCCTATTAACTGGTTTGTTCCATTGCCTGGATGGCGTTCAACCTATGGTGCGACAACAGCTGGCTGGGAGGATCGTGCTGCAGCACATGCGATAGCCTACTTTGAGAAGCAGGCATCCAATGGCAGAATTCCATCGAAACTTAATGGAGATTCTCATTACAATATGGGAGAAGTATTAGTGGATATGATGCTGTACAACTGGGAGTGGACAGGAGATCTGGAGATGATGGCCAATGGTGGATTTGATTTTATTGCCAATCATTTAAACTGGATGGATGAATACATGGAAACAAACAATGAAGGACTGTATGAGAGCCATTTGAATGCGTGGAATACAGATAATAAATGGAATAATGGCGGTGGGGCAACGATTGCCAGTGTATATACGTGGCGTGCCAATAAGGAAATGGCGGAAATCGCCAAACGTTTAGAAAAAGATCCGACCATTTTCCAACAACGTGTTGAAAAAATTGAACAGGCGATGAAAAACAAATTATGGGTAGCGGATAAAGGGGTTTTTGGAGAATATAAGGATGTGTATGGCTTGCAACGGGTACATGAATCTCCTGACCTGTCCAGTATTTACACGCCAATTGATTTAGGTTTCACTGACCTTTTTCAAAGCTACCAAATGCTGCGCTTTACGGAAACAGAGCTGGAAAATGTAACAGACAGCATACCACGTGATGGACGTGTGCCATGGACATCCAATTGGTTACCTAATGTGTATTCAAGCAGAGGGATGTATACAGCTGAGTCCGCCAACCTGATGCTTACCTACTATCGTCTTGGTCTGGTAGAAGAGGCGACAGAATTACAAGCTGGTATTGATGCCAATTTATTCACAGGACCTGGGCCTGGTGTCCTCTCCTATATTCAAAGGGAAGACGGCTCACAATCGGGCCATGTAGATTTCACAGATGTTACTTCCATGTATGTAAGAACTGCTGTAGAAGGACTGTTCGGTATTAAAATGGATGTCCCCCAAGAGCAGGCGACCATTCAGCCATCTTTTCCTCGTGAATGGAAACAGGCATCGATTGAAACAGAGTACCTGGCATATGACTATAGCATGTCGGATCATCAGGAAACGATTTCGATTACTAGCGGAAAAGATTTGGAATATCAGTTAAAGCTGATTGCGAGAGGTACGAACATCAAGTCTGTTAAGGTAAACGGGAAAAATGTTGATTACAGATTAGATCCAGGAATAGGTCACACATGGTTGGAAATAAATACACCTGAAAGTAATCAGGCAACAATTGAAGTAGAATATAACAAAGGAAAATCAAAAAATATGCCAGAAATAAAGGCAGCTTCTTCAGGTGCTGTCAACGAACCATATTCTTTTTCTGTTAAACATGGTGACATCGTTCGTCTTCATGATCCTCAAGGAATACTAGAGATGGATAGAGCCAAGATAAAGAAATCGAAGGCATCTGTTCAACTGAAAGATAAACAAGGAGCCCATACCTTCTTTGTCTTAGTTGAATCTGGCGAAAGTGAAATGTGGCTGCCTGTCAATGTCACGTTAAAACAGTCAATGGAAATCGTGGATGAAGATCTAGTGCTAAAAGGTGGTAAGGCTTATGCTCAGTTTGCTATCGAAAATAACAGCAGTAGAAACATGAATATAAAAGGAACAGCTTCTATTGCTGGAACTCACTATGGTATGCATACCCATATCAAAGCGAATGAAAAATCGGAAACTGTTATGTTTGAAATAAAAGATATATCAATGTTGACACCAGGTGAAAATTTGTTAACTTTAGATACAAAAGGTAAAGATAGATACGAGCTTAAGACGAATCTCACCAGTTGGGAATTAGATCAACAACTTTCCGGTGTTTATATGAATTCGTACAACATCCATAAGATTGATTTACGTCATTACGTCAATCAGGATTTAGCCAATTTACATCAAAATAAGTACACACCACAGCCTGAATTGTTTTACTGGGATAATATTCCTAGTACTGTTACAGAGTATGGGCTTAATTGGTGGCAATATCGCGATGGACAGGATAAGGTGAAACCAGATTTGACAAGATTGGACGATCTGGATGACGACTTTGAATCTGATATGGGGATTCCTTTTTCAATTCCTGACCAAGAGGAAAATGCGGTATTTACATCGCTTTATGATAATTTTCCTGATCATGTTGAGATCCCGGTAAATGTAACGGGAAACAAGCTATATTTCTTCTTAGCTGTGGCAACCAACCACATGCAAAGCAGGATAGAAAATGCAACCATTACAGTAAACTTGAGCAATGGAGAAGAAAGATCACTGCCTCTTGTTAATCCTGAAAATATCGATGACTGGCTAAGTGAGAATACGTCCAGTTCCTATGCACAAAGCGGATTTATCCAGGATCTTGGTGATGGTGCTCATGGCAACATATTGAGTGTTGATCTAGGATCATCAATAAAAATTGAAAGTGTGGAGATGGAGACGCTTAGTAACGAGGTTATGACGGGATTGTTAGGAATGACTGTATTGGAATCAAAATAAAAAAGAGAACTCCAGATAACCACTTCCTATGAATACGAGCCTTTAAGTCAAATCAATTACCAAACGTCACAACAGTTGGTTATATTCATTTTATGGTGATAAAATATGTAAAAGCAGATGGGCACGCTACCCATTCTGCTTTTTTCTTATGATACAGATTATGTCAACTAACAGCTTAGTGGTAATTTTGAAATATTTCATCTGCTTGGAGACCGCTCCGGCCAACCACTCCGCGTCCTGCGGGGCACGGCTGAAGCTAACTGTGAAGAAAGGCACTTCACAAAGTGGATCTTCAGCACCTGCACTTTCCGCGGGAGTCTACGTGGTTGGCCTGCGCTAGGATAGGTCCTCTACAACTTTTGTAAGAGCTAGCATTTGAAGCGCATCCCTAATTGTCATAAATAATAGCATTTGAATCAATAACATAATGCCTAGCACCACTGCTTTTTGCTGTTCCATCCGTTGTAGCACTTCTTCTAAGCGTAGGAAATATGCGGAGACTCCGCATGCGTCAGTGCAAGCTGAAGATCCGTTTTGTCTGTGCCCGTGTCTACAAGTATCGCTTCGAAGTGGGATTCCTCGGCACAAGGCAGCAATGAAGTAATTCAAGTAGTAGCCTAGCTGAAGCCGTGCCCCACAGGACTCGGAGCAATTTTTAGGAGCTTTGCTAAGCATATAAAATTGTCAAAATTACCATATAGACATACAGTTCCATTTGACATAATCCATATTACAGGTAGCTCTATATCAACCTGTAATGGATAAAACGTGGAATGTTTATTACAAAAAAACAACCAGGAATACAAAAAAATAATTTGATTTTTTGTATAATTACAGATATTATGTAGGTATAAGGTTATTTAATAAATATATTGATTAAATTAATAAAACGGGGGATGTTCACAATGTTGGAATTATCTTTGTCTGACGAGCATGGATTGCGCAAAGTCGCACATGCATTGTCATCAGAGGTTCGTCTAAAGGTTATAAGCTTGCTTAATAAAGGTAACCGAAACATTCATCAAATCGCAGATAGTTTGGAGATACCTGTATCTACTGCTGCTTCTCATGTTAAAGTATTGGAAGAATCGGGATTGATTCAGACCGAATTAAGACCAGCCAGCAGAGGCGCAATGAAGGTATGTACACGTCATTATGATGATATTCATATTTCTCTCAATGAACAGAAATCATTTACAGAAGAATATAAGTCATTTGAGTTTGAAATGCCGATTGGTCAATATGTGGACTTTGAAGTCGCGCCAACATGTGGAATGGTAAATCAGGAAGGCTTTCTGATACCCGAAGACGAACCGGTACATTTCTATCGCCCAGAACGTTCGCAAGCTCAATTGATTTGGACTCGAAAAGGTTTTTTTGAATATAGATTTCCTTTGGTGTTACCGAAAGATGTAAAAATAGAGAAGTTGCAATTTTCACTTGAAATATGTTCAGAAGCACCCAACCATGATCACAACTGGCCATCCGACATAACGGTATGGCTGAATAATGTGGACATTGGCACCTGGACTAGTCCGGGAGACTTCGGTGATCGTCCAGGTAAATTAAACCCTTCTTACTGGTCGGAGTCAACGAGTACACAGTATGGTACATTAAAAACGTGGAAGCTCACCAAAGAAAAAACGATGATTGATGACTTTTATCTTTCAGATGTAACGATAGATGATCTTGCTATGATGAATGCCAATTATTTATCATTAAAAATTGGCATTAAAGATGACGCGATACACAAAGGTGGGATTAATATTTTCGGCAAAGAATTTGGAGATTACCCACAAGATATTAAATTAAAAATCGATTTCTCTTAATTTTTTGTATAATTAAATAACTCTTAAAAATGGGGTGGAATGCTTGAAAGATTCATTTCACTTCTTTTTTTATGTCTAAAAAGCATTAAAAGACAAGAAAATTGTAACAAAACATAAATTGTTCAAAATAATCTTGACAAAAAATAATTGTAAGCGTATTCTTTTAATATAATTACAACAAACAAAGATTAATACATGTTTTTTGTAATAAACTAAAAGGGAGGAAT includes the following:
- a CDS encoding ArsR/SmtB family transcription factor; translated protein: MLELSLSDEHGLRKVAHALSSEVRLKVISLLNKGNRNIHQIADSLEIPVSTAASHVKVLEESGLIQTELRPASRGAMKVCTRHYDDIHISLNEQKSFTEEYKSFEFEMPIGQYVDFEVAPTCGMVNQEGFLIPEDEPVHFYRPERSQAQLIWTRKGFFEYRFPLVLPKDVKIEKLQFSLEICSEAPNHDHNWPSDITVWLNNVDIGTWTSPGDFGDRPGKLNPSYWSESTSTQYGTLKTWKLTKEKTMIDDFYLSDVTIDDLAMMNANYLSLKIGIKDDAIHKGGINIFGKEFGDYPQDIKLKIDFS